The Cucumis melo cultivar AY chromosome 6, USDA_Cmelo_AY_1.0, whole genome shotgun sequence genome includes a region encoding these proteins:
- the LOC103483907 gene encoding 30S ribosomal protein S1, chloroplastic produces MASMAQQFTGLRCVPLSSSRLSKPFSSKHLLNKSRSLPVQAAVISGPIPSPQTKERFKLKEVFEEAYERCRNAPVEGISFTLEDFHAALEKYDFDSELGTKVKGTVFCTDNNGALVDITAKSSAYLPLQEACIHRIKHVEEAGIFPGLREEFVIIGENESDDSLILSLRSIQYDLAWERCRQLQAEDVVVKGKVVDANKGGVVAVVEGLRGFVPFSQISTKSTAEELLNKELPLKFVEVDEEQSRLVLSNRKAMADSQAQLGIGSVVTGTVQSLKPYGAFIDIGGINGLLHVSQISHDRISDIATVLQPGDTLKVMILSHDRERGRVSLSTKKLEPTPGDMIRNPKLVFEKAEEMAQTFRQRIAQAEALARADMLRFQPESGLTLTTDGILGPITPELPVEGLDLNDVPPAEE; encoded by the exons ATGGCTTCCATGGCTCAGCAATTTACTGGGTTGCGATGCGTTCCTCTTTCTTCATCGCGTCTCTCCAAGCCATTTTCTTCTAAGCATTTGCTGAACAAGTCCCGTTCGCTTCCTGTTCAAGCTGCAGTTATTTCGGGCCCCATTCCCAGTCCTCAGACCAAGGAGCGTTTCAAGCTCAAGGAGGTCTTTGAGGAGGCTTATGAACGTTGCCGTAATGCCCCTGTAGAAGGCATATCTTTCACTCTCGAGGACTTCCATGCCGCTCTTGAAAAATACGACTTCGATTCTGAATTGGGAACTAAG GTGAAAGGAACTGTGTTTTGTACGGATAATAATGGAGCACTTGTTGACATTACTGCCAAGTCATCTGCATATTTGCCATTGCAAGAGGCTTGCATTCACAGAATAAAACACGTAGAAGAAGCAGGAATATTTCCTGGCTTGAGAGAGGAGTTTGTTATTATTGGTGAGAATGAATCTGATGATAGCTTGATTTTGAGCTTGAGATCCATTCAATATGACCTGGCTTGGGAGAGGTGCAGACAGCTTCAAGCAGAGGACGTTGTTGTCAAGGGTAAG GTGGTTGATGCTAACAAAGGTGGAGTAGTGGCAGTTGTTGAAGGCCTAAGAGGATTTGTCCCTTTCTCACAGATATCAACG AAATCAACTGCTGAAGAGCTTCTCAACAAGGAGCTTCCTCTAAAGTTTGTGGAGGTTGATGAAGAACAATCGAGGCTTGTCCTTAGTAACCGTAAAGCCATGGCTGACAGCCAGGCACAACTTGGAATTGGATCAGTGGTCACCGGGACGGTTCAAAGCCTTAAACCTTATGGTGCATTCATTGACATTGGTGGAATCAATGGTCTTCTTCATGTTAGTCAAATCAGTCATGATCGGATATCGGATATTGCAACAGTTCTTCAGCCTGGAGATACTCTCAAG GTCATGATATTGAGCCACGATCGTGAGAGAGGCCGAGTTAGTCTTTCTACCAAGAAGTTAGAGCCCACACCTGGGGATATGATTCGCAATCCAAAGCTTGTTTTTGAGAAG GCTGAGGAGATGGCACAAACGTTCAGGCAAAGAATAGCCCAGGCAGAGGCATTGGCACGTGCAGACATGCTTAGGTTTCAGCCTGAG AGTGGTTTGACTTTGACTACTGATGGAATATTGGGACCAATTACTCCAGAGTTACCTGTAGAAGGTTTAGATTTGAATGATGTACCTCCAGCTGAAGAGTGA